ggatagcaagttttggtactttcttcttagttggcttagaggaacattttggcatgtataagctattacgttgtgtttgaattttgacatgtaaactttaagccatgcgaaaatggcacgaacgTTCGattaagttggatcaagggtaggcatgaaatggacctagttactttcgtaacagatgctggcagcagcagtgtcatgagattgaaaaatcattaaaaatagtaggagtggaattaattgatgaataaattatgtaatcgaagctcgatgagtctgttttcatgaggaggtaacgaaaagatcatatgggcagtatattaagaggtaatcagatttttgtgggacagggccagaacggtttctggattccctgctccgactttggaaattcattacaaattaaccagagataattaggggtcgtaccatatatgtacagattcctctctgagtctagttttcatagaaacaaacggcatcagtattgaagccccgtgaagggagatattcaagtcgtaatgggcaaaggtcagtgtagtcgacccctgcaacttgggagattttgactaataaactgtactaattggcccaaccaaaaattctagaaaaaaatacatagatgggcacatgagtctagtttcggggaaaaattacgaaactgattttcgagttacgaaactcaagatatgatttttaaacgactagtacacagattgggcagtgtctggaaaataaattttgtaaggggttaaagccagttaacacctcgtgttcgactccggtgtcggtttcgggttcggggtgttacacgtatccattgccggaataggtacgaggcattaccggagtttactgaacattttcagataattctgagtcatttgttattcatattttgaaaataatcataacgtctctttttgggccctcgaagcctcaaacatacattaaaaaccaaccggaattaaatcgggatcataaaaaatttttgcaaaatcttaaattttattttcatccaagtacttaccatttcaatgcttcttacaattaaacatgttaccattcaatcaatagcttgacctTTGCCTAAGTGTCAAgccacatcattgttagtatacttgcacatatttcatataaattcaacattgatatacttattttctcgacatgtcacacttgagtttaataattgtctttacttacataatttccttgtatcaacatatcaaagataatcatatatgtacatgtcatgaaacatatcattctcttaccgtttcttcataagcatatatcattcatttcattatatcaatatttcatgctccatcattttcatatattttatgtatatttattccggtaatagcttatatcaaacttaacataaattatattccatatacttatacttatttcgtttatctatcttcataattatttcatataaccattcgtcatctgatacatattacctgaatatcaattgttcaacagatgtcatagcgtctcccatccacggtcttatttatctttgacatgatgccatagtgtctttcaactatggtcttactcattttctgtcatgttggcatggtatctttcaaccatggtcttacacatttcatatcaggttgccatggtatctttcaaccatggtcttacgcatttcatatcaggctgccatggtatctttcaaccatggtcttccGCATTTCATATCaagctgccatggtatctttcaaccatagtcttacacatttcatatcagagagcacactcccgcgaacctcatccttacagtgggattaccagtccaggctaaatcccctgtaatataaactcatagagtattgtcgggattaccagtccgggctaaatcccctgcaacgacaattactctaatgagcttggatctgaattaccagtccaggctaaattcagaccctaatttggattacccgtctgggctaaatccattttacatgtattcttcgggagggctatatcagaataggatcacccgtccgggctagatcctttttaccgtcaattccttttcagagatccatcgaattttcctttcattcaaccgggatttattttcaatttatatcgagtattatcaatatttcatcaaatatcatgaattgaacattcaaatcatattttcatcacataaccatatatttcaagtatttaaaatacaattcaagttacaccaacttacctcattgcttgtttgtgtttataatttcattaatccgatatcttttcttttccatgatcaagtctcatatttgactcttccggatctttataaataaatttgatcatcatttttattcatttcatattctaatgcatttaattaatgctctaggcaaaattaccattttgcccctaaacttttaattaatgacgatttcatccttagggtcaggaaaataaaattcttgcaatttaattcttattttcagttattattctcatacatattgataacagtccatgaattctataaaatatcataattttccataatttcaacacttttcaatttaatccctaaaacatgttttcccccctatattgaactaaattaataattttattcaattttttaatttaaataataaaataatccatttcatgcaatttggtcatttctgaattttttacaaaattgcccataaagttttacttttattcaatttagtccctgagcctaaaatatgcaaattagccatgctaaatgaatattcatatatgttttcctcctcctcctctctattccacatccttaatgtatataacacacttgtaagtaacattatctatattttttttatttacttttatgaatattcaagctgtccatctgtgtcatagtcactaaattatttatatctggagctatagagctccaaattaagatccaaaaattttccctgaaactagactcatatatattatttccATACaagtttaagaatttttggtttatccaataagtacagttaattctttaaagttacccctgttctgttgtctgacagttctgacccttctttactaaaaattaattatctcctcgtacataattttaatggtattcctgtttatttatattgaaaatagactcattcaagattctaaacatataaatttaagcccctaattatttctatccaatatttgatgattttccaaagtcagaataggggaacccgaattcattctgaccttgtctcacaaaattcattatatttcatgatttacaaatccattacttattctataagaaactagactcaataagatttaatctcatattttattcatcctataattcaatttctacaatttttggtgatttttcaaagttagactactgctgctgtccataACTGTTTTAgggcaagatattaattaccatgttataacacccttattttctttttctacaccatttctcatcactttctcttattctctcttcactaacatatcaagaacaaggaccttatgtaagaaaactctactataacattatttccatgctttgttaataataacaaacttaaaaacatattgaaatcttgatgtacttaccttttcttattgacttcaatctttaacttgatttttctctctcctccagcttctatttcttgaatccaacttgatattcttgctccccatcatctccttgctatctttctctcttgatggctatggaaattctttcaatttttaggtgaaaataatgaatttttggaggaaggactaaattgtaaggaaaactttctttcttcttcttcttctcacgttagttgcatgAGAATGGTGATCATCCTCCCCTTTCtttccttacatatatatattaaataaaataataataaaataataaaatatcatttaaaaatcaatttaaagtattaataaactaatatttatttaatttatctaaaatatctccaacatcatcattgtccctagatttctctctcttccaattgaccattttgccctttgtgatcttttaaaatttcaatcttgagtcatcacttaatttggtaaaattgcaatttagtccctcataattcttcacctattcaatttggtcctaattcatcaattttccttggtttctagatcattccacccttaaaatattttcactattagtccttcaacttttcatatttacactttaatccttcaaattttgagtatttactcttgggccacaaaacttttctcacttttacaatttaatcctttcttgaatcaatatgtcataatatacttcccaatattgacataactcaaaatttccctttttgtcactttatttccttattttactatatcacggataatattttactataaaaattttcggggtattacaaataTTCCGTAATCATGTTCCGATGTTGGAAAAAgattaaggggtgttacaactaagcTAACTAAAATTACAACAAaggtaagcgcacctatcgaataatagtatagctatggtgagtagggaatatcgtatccatgaggactaaaagtactagtaattactgtttttctattatttagccgtcaaattgatgaaattgtttttaatctaaaattaactaaactaatttacTAAGAACGTAACAGAGAGTGAATTGGGAAATTAAacgaagataaccaatgagatatacaatacccaagaaataatccacctagacttcacttattaatCTGAATCTGagttaaacgatttattcactttcGCCTTTATcggtagaaatccctaaattatctTAATATCTCTTTctagagtaagaacaactgactctaggttgattaatctggattcccttattagatttgactctaatccgatagatttatgtcatcctatttctaggattgcatgaacctccactcaattatgctaaatctactattaaacaaggacttttgctccactgaaataagcacattcaacttgaatcaatatctcaaaaatattaaaacaagaaataagtatacttaattgagaacaagaatcaagtatttatcatgtaattcagaaatcaaataataagatctatcataggtttcatcttccctaagtATCTAAGGAATTTAGTTCAGAATCTAGATCTCATAATTAGGATAACAGtaagacataaagaaacccaacaaaacttctaaggaaattgaatggagatcttcaatcttgaaagAGATTCGCTTCTGAATTGAATCTGGTGTCCTTCTTCGAGTCTTTTCTTTGTTCTTCTCTGCGTGCCTCCTTACGTCCTCTTCTAATATCTACTTACAGACTTTAGAATAtttagaaagcctaaaaattgggttttttcgtGTGTTTGGGAAACAGAGAGCGATATCAACACAGGTTGGCACATAAGCATGTGGCCAGcctgtgtggaaatgcccaggtcGTGTGGATCTTGGAAACAACtctttttgtttgattttggcCCGTTTTTCGCTCCTTTTGTTCTCCTATGCTCAcataagtatagaaacatgaattttaaggattaggagcatcaaattcactaatttacataataaatcatccaaaaacgcatcaagaatgggattaaaaacatgttaattttatagcttatcaattactatttgatagtagttgacttttcataaaggaagatgtaatggttactgtgagataaaataggatcatattgggagaagaTGGGACAAAGGGATGAGGGAGAAGTGTGATGTTTGGAGgaaaaaaaatgtagaaatcattttgCTTTTTACCAATCATCTTGACTTGCCCATAGCAAAGGTTTAGAAGAATCCAAAAATAAGggtaaaaagaaacaaaacagttCAATTTATATCAatggaaattaaattataactaaaatCAGATACATAAAACACATTAGTAAATTGAGCTGATAGTAATAAAGTGTAAGAACCAATATATTTAATAGGAACGAACTTTCTAGTGGGCAATTGAACCAAAGAAGGACGTGAAGCACATGAAACAAAATCATCAAGATACTAAGCATCAGATATCATATGGTTTGTTGCCCAAGATCCAAAATCCACCGAAAGGAACATGGTGTAGCAACCTGCCTTCTGTGCTTCTACTCCTAAAGAAGATGACTCATTCCCGAGTATGTTGATATCTACTGATACTGTTCACGAGTGAATATAGGTGCTTACTGTGAAGCCATGGATGGTGCAACATTCTTAACAAAACCTTCAATTGTGATAACATTATTAGCAACTGATGCTTAAGATTTTTTTCTTTGTAAACTTAAAGTCAAGAGGCAACCATATAAGTTTATAACAAAACTCTTGTTTTTGACCTCTAATCTTACAATGGTCACAAATCCCATTAAATTGTTTCTTCTAAGATCCATGTTGCACATTTGAAGAATACAACGTTGTAAGCTCAAAGCAATTGTACTAACccaattataaaaatcaaataatgtaTAGCTTAATTATACAAATCAAATAATGTCAATATATTGGAGACttagttattattttatgtgCAATAGATAGAACGCACTAATCTGTTCATGAAAGGAATTTGTTTTTATTAGTAAAATCAGTTTAGAAAATAGTGTTTTCAGGCataatagaattttaaattttttcttaaaatcgagctattgtgatatttataataataaactacAATCAAAATTATATTTGTGCTTTGTGCGAAGAGAATCTAAGGCATTTCCCGACTTTCAACCGATTGATCTTCTTTGCTATCCTCGAACTCTAAATTGCTTTGGTCGTGCACTCAAACAAATCGAATAAGTGAACAGAAGGAAACTTTGTTTAACTTTCGGCAAGAAAGTTAATTCTCTCTATAGACCCGTAACTATGAGTATTcttgtgaaaattgaatttctTCTTAAAATAAATTACTACTATTTTTTGATCAAATATCGGTCTTCAAAAAGTATACGTCACTGGGTGAACTCATATTTCCTATTTATAGAGAAATAGTACAAGAGTTCTGTTCGAATAAtgtctaataaaataataatattttaataaaaaatataagttatATTGAAAGTAGAACTAAGGGGGACGACCTCATGCCCTAGTATACACTAGGGTTTGATACCTCTTGTACTTGATTTCATATACTcatttgataattgattttggAAATCACTGACTTTCTTATTATAAATAGATTTCATATACTCATTTgatatttgattttgaaatataattaaatcaccccttaaaattataaattattaaaaatagacatTGGGGTTCTCCTAAATATGTATGTGACTTGTTTAAATCGTTAATATGGAGTAGCATTTATATATATAGACATTGGGGTATGCCACTCAAAGTGTGTGTTCATAGTACATTCACGTAGAGTAGCATGTATAAAATTCATAATATGAGAATTTATAGAAAAGGCTACTATGGTTTAAGTTATGTCTATGCAGTAGGGTAGGATGCTTGCATTGCAATGCCACAAAGGCCTTCCTTCGCATCCACATCTCTTTGCATCCTAATGTAGCCTTCTTCACCCCAGCTACTGCCCCAAGAGTTCTTCACCAACCAATACTTAGTCCCACCATCCTCTCCATATCCAACAGCCGTCACTCCGTGGTCCAGATCGGTGCCACAACTTCCCGTAAACACACCACCCGAGTAGAACTGGAAGTCGAACCCCCCGGCATCGATGGCAACAGAAACAGGTTGGTTAGCAACGGCCTTCTGCAATGCATCTTCACTATTGGCAGGCACATCTTCAAACCCATTTATCTTAGCCGCATGGTTGGCTTCTTCGTTGGTATTGCATGTGCCATCTACTCCCTTGTAGGGGTAAATGGATTCAGTTGTTAGGCCTTTGTTCTTCTCGATGAATTGGAATGCATCGTCCATTAGACCACCTTCGCAGCCTTGATCCTCACCCTTGGTGTCACAGTCCACCAGTTCCTGCTCGGACAAGGAAATTAACTTTCCTGTTGTCAGCTTAGTAACACCTTCCATGGCTGCCACGGCCGAGAACGCCCAACAGCATCCTATATTTCAACATCACATGATCGAGACACACACATAGTTAGAACACAACAGACAAAGAAGAAAGCATAGTAATATTTTAGTAATGTTTCTGAGAACAAGAAATTAGGGCAGACCGCATTGGCCTTGGTCCTTGATAGGTGTAACAGCTCCTTTCTTTCTCCAATCCACGGTAGAAGGCAATCCGGTGGCGTTCTCGTATTTGAAAGTGGTAGCCGTGTTGGAACACATATGGCCCTTGAACCCATTTCGAGAAGCAGTGAACTCTTGGTTGGTTAGATCTGCAAATTGGTTCACACCGAGCTTGTATGGCTTGTTGTTGGCAGCATTGAAAGCGTCGATCCGTGCCACATTTTGTTTGAAAATCAGGAAACGCTTTTGCCTGTCGTTGTTGTCCTTGTAAACTCGTCCAAACTGGACCATCCATTGTTGATGCCTCTCGTACATGGATGAATCTTCAACAGCAGCGCGGGATGTGGCTTCACATACACCCAATATGAAGATTAGTAAGGCCAAACAAGTGAAATGATGATGCAGCTGGTTTTTGGAACCCATGGTGGAAGAAGAGTTTGTGATGAAATAGAAAATGAAGAGGCACACCAAATGTGATGAACTCCTAGACATATATATAAAGTCCTAATTTTTCTGCATCTATTCTTGGCTATCTGCTTATGAGAATTGttttcataaattaaaatgaaCCAGCTTTTAAGTTGATCTGAAAGACTTTTAGTTTATCGTAATATTGACAAATTGGAAAAATGAAAGGCACGCTAACTGTGAGGAGATTATCTATCATTGGTGTCACTATCAAACAAAGAACcaaaaaccaatttttttcatGTAGGCAATGGACACCCTTTcttatgaattgaaataaattagattttttgGTTTTTCTAACAATGTTACTTACACATCCGTAGATATACCAGAAACCTATGCTCCCATCCCACTATGTATGtgcttataatttaattaattgaagtctTAAATGGTTTGAGAAATGAAAGAGACTTAGGTGAGGAAGGACTTTGGAGAAGAGGGAGTGTACTAAACACCTATGGATTGCGTAATGATATAGTGTTCATTTGGAGATAAAAAGAGAGGTCCAAATGCGTTAACGATGGGAATAGAAACACCAAGTACTTCATAGCTAGAGCTAGAAACAACTCTATTCATAGGCTTAGAATTATTGTTGTTAGGTGAAGGATATGGACAGCTTGAAAGTTGTAACATTTTAAAaccggcctagaagtttagaccaacTTTAGGAGGCTATATTGACCACCAAAATGATCGAAAAACAATTTACAAATAGAAATGTTTAAAACTCATTCCAAATACGATACGCTAAAAACAAATTAAGTCATTTAACAATTTTCGCTTTAAAATGGTAATTCTTGTGTAGTTTCAAAATGCATCACTTTAGCCAGATTATaacatgaaattttgatattaaatacTGTACGGAAAATATATGATTTTCTCAAATAAGTAAGAGATCAAATGAATAGAagaaacccaattaaaaattgTGCGCGagatttctaaaaaaaatgatgTTCAAACCGAAATCacataatttgacaaaaaatcCTAACCAAAACTGATACCACAGTTATATAATCGCTTTACaattaaactcaaaactaactGTATAAAACTCgtgaaaattttaactaaaccGATTCAAACCAAGCTTTTTGAGACCTCCAATGTGCCTAGTCCACAGCTTAGTCTCGCGTAATACCTAAAAGAGAGGAAACTAAGGGATGAGttacacgagctcagtgtgaaaCCGAAACATCACAGAAGGTAAAAGACGGAATCTCAAAAGTAATGCTTTTGATCAGGGTGCACGGTCCAATAATGACAACCCAGATTCGATAATTAGAAACACAAACATATTACATAAACTAATCAAGGAAATTTTATGTTACCACCAATGTACAGATTTACGAAAACACATCAACTTACTATTAAATTCGCAAACAATTCGAAAATTACATATTCATAAGCAACCAtgatattttaatagtttttatccATACGAAAATTCAACAATATGATTACCGCAATGAATGTCAAACCCACAAAAACGATATCCAATCCAGAAGTAATAGTCGGAGCACATCATAACACATTAACCAAATGTTCacacaaataaacatatactttgatGTGGAATGAATGCAACAAGTAAAAATCCAACTCCGCTAACCAAACACCGCTTCATCCACCCTACACACCTTATAAGGGCTACCGAAGGCCCgtccaccctacacaccacatagaaccataatagactcatccaccctacacaccacaatgTCAAACTATGCCACTGAAACAACAATATGCAACTGAGCTAGCAAATGTATATAAAGTGCAGTAAACTGTTGTACAGAAATATTGCAGTTAAACTGCCCAAAcaaacttccttctcttcacaaaaAAAATCCCAGAATTTTCATGCAACTGTGAAATGCACACTACTTGCAAACAATCATACAGAAACAGTTTACACATATTCGAATGGTCAATTTCAGAATCAGTTATACCTGTGTTCAACTATTAGGTAACATCTCAAATCCAAATACAGATACAACAATTTACAAGAACAGATAAGctcatttaattaacaaatacttCATTGCAACACTTATGCAAATCTTAGATACAGTCAGTGTTGTGCAAATGGTTAAACCATACAGAAAAATTCTTATTCAAAGTAACAGAATCAATGTCATAGCAGAACAAGCTAATCACGATATCTCAAATGGTCACAAAAATTTAATCcaacaaaaacaaattataaCAAGTTTGACCACAAATATAGTCCTACACACTCCTACAGTACTTTTAGCCTCTAAGAAATCGATCAAAACTAAAAACAAACCACTTTGCGAAAAGGGTGCAAAACTACAAAAACAgggccacatggtcgtgtagAGACCTCCACGCCTGTATCCAAGCTACACACTTCCATGTGGAGGAGACACACACTCGTATGACCGAGTTACATGGCCATATGAGTAGcatgtgtaactcactgtccaaaatTGTCAAAGTAAGGTGCAGGGCAGATACGAGTGCCGTGTgtccaaggcacacgcccatgtaactATGGGACACGACCGTATGTCCAAGgcacatgcttgtgtgaaaatcgACAAAGACTAAGAGCACCACTAAGATTTTAAGGCAGCAGTTTACAAAAGTATAGGAACCccaataaagaaaagaaagaaaaattagaatctcaaatttttcttttttgaaagagGGAGAAAGACTGACGTGAAAGGGAAAGTGAAGAAGGTGAGAACTTTTgggttttgaaataaaataaaataaataagtattttaaaacttaaaaacaaatttaaaagaaaaataattcctCAAAACACACATGAGGTTTTGGACCTAGAACCTAAAGGTAAACTAACACACATCCAACTAccgaaccaacaagctcattttaacattaaaatgcaaaaataagAACCTACTCACTGACCCTCACTAcaaacctcaaaacttctaaccccaaatttcGGGGTGCTACAGAAATCGTTCAAAAGTGTTGGGTGCTATGATAAATTACATTGTACTCGTTGTGaatacttaattttgattttgaaaatacaTTACTAAAAAAGAAACCATAAATCTCAAAAGAATTAGACTTCATAGAAAGTTTAAACTTTAAGCATAGTTTGTTTCAATAGGTGGATGGTTTATTAAATTTTCCATTGTGTAAATTGAATGGGATGAGGGTGAATTATAGGGCTTGGGATAGAATTGTTTGGGAATTAGATAGTAAGGGTATGTATTCGGTTAACAATTTTACT
The sequence above is drawn from the Gossypium hirsutum isolate 1008001.06 chromosome A05, Gossypium_hirsutum_v2.1, whole genome shotgun sequence genome and encodes:
- the LOC107942065 gene encoding senescence-specific cysteine protease SAG39 — translated: MGSKNQLHHHFTCLALLIFILGVCEATSRAAVEDSSMYERHQQWMVQFGRVYKDNNDRQKRFLIFKQNVARIDAFNAANNKPYKLGVNQFADLTNQEFTASRNGFKGHMCSNTATTFKYENATGLPSTVDWRKKGAVTPIKDQGQCGCCWAFSAVAAMEGVTKLTTGKLISLSEQELVDCDTKGEDQGCEGGLMDDAFQFIEKNKGLTTESIYPYKGVDGTCNTNEEANHAAKINGFEDVPANSEDALQKAVANQPVSVAIDAGGFDFQFYSGGVFTGSCGTDLDHGVTAVGYGEDGGTKYWLVKNSWGSSWGEEGYIRMQRDVDAKEGLCGIAMQASYPTA